The sequence below is a genomic window from Bradyrhizobium barranii subsp. barranii.
GTGATTATTAAACCATTGAGAGTCATGTGGCTGTTGAATCATACAACTGCCCGCCAGTTTGAAGTTCCGATGCTGAAAAGAATCGGCGTTCAGGAGATATTCTTGCCAAAGAAACTTCCTGCGGACCCGGGCTTTCGCTCAGCGTCGGTAGACTGGTCAGAGGACGAGCACCTCACGATTCCGAAAGAGGACCTTGCCACCTTAAACGAAGCGGATTGGTATCACGATCCTGGAACCGAAGCGTGGCAGCTTGCTAACAAGCACTTTGACGTTGCATTCTTCATTCTTCTCAAAACTGATCTCTTAAAGTCCATGTCGCGGCATTTCGAAGGGGCAAAGATCTGGCGGGCTTATGGATCAAACAATTCGTATGGCGATATCATAGATTGGTTTGCTCGCCGCGACGGTCCTATTTGGTCGTCAGTGGTGAGCAAGAATCTCTGGTTCGGCCAAGCTTATGCGCATTTGGCTGCTAAGGAGCCGCGCTTTATTGCGAGGAAGGCTATCTTTTTCCCTGCAGGACTCGCTGACGCGTTTGTTCGAGACGAGTGGAATGGCCATGACAAAAGACTTCTATTTATTTGCCCGCATCTGGCATTCGATGGCTATTATCGACATGTCTATCGATGCTTCAAGGAAACGTTTGATGGCTTACCGTATGTAGTGGGCGGGGCTCAAGCCATCTCCGTAGAGGACCCTCACGTTTTGGGCTATCTGCCAAGCGAGCTGCACCGGCGGAATATGCGGGAATTGCGCGTGATGTACTATCACAGCACTGAACGTAATCACATTCATTATCATCCCTTTGAAGCCGTGCAGTCGGGAATGCCCCTTGTCTTCCTGGCGGGAGGGCTCCTCGACGCACTTGGCGGCATCAATTTGCCGGGGCGCAGCAAGACACCGAAAGAAGCGAGACGGAAGATTGAGCGCATTCTTTCCGGCGATCGTCGGTTGATTGACGATATCCGACGGTCTCAACAGCGATTGCTTGAGCCGATGAAGACGGAGTCCTGTGAAGCAGACTGGCGCCGAGGACTTGAGCGAGTGCTCGATAAACTCAAGGAGAGTGTATTCCCTCGTCCTCTAACGAACAAACCGAAGAGGATTGCTGTCATCTTGCCGACTACCTATCGCAGAGGCCGCTTCCGAAGCGCAAAGCTACTAGCGCGAGCGATTAGCAAGGGGGCGCGCGCGTGTGGAGATGATGTGGAAGTCGTGTTCGGATATCTGGATGACGCCGCCTGTTATCCGAACGAAGCGCTCGCGGATCTTCCTGCTTCCATCAAACGACGGCCTTACAAGTGGCGAATTCTGTCGCACGCCGAAGCCGCGCGAGCGTGTAAGTTTGCAGGTATCGAAGGCGCATTAGCGAACCAAACCTACTTGGTTCCGGATGACGGGATCAATCAGTTCACGGACTGTGATTTGTGGATAGTTATTTCTGATCGGCTTAGTTTTCCCTTGCTGCCAGCCCGACCGTATCTGCTCATGGTCTATGATTATCTTCAGCGGTATCAAGGTTTGTTGGATAACGTGACTAACCGGAAATTTCTTGCTCGCGCTCACGCGGCCGAAGCTGTGATGGTCACGACGGCATTCACGGCTGATGATGCGCGTCAGTTCGCGGGTGTGCCCGTAAAGAAGATCAAGAGAGTGCCGATGTTGGCGCCTGACTTTCAGGCAATTGGGAATCCTGCTCGCCTCACAAGAAATACCGCCCGTTTTTTCATTTGGACGACGAACCTTGCACCCCACAAGAATCACGAGAATGCATTCAAGGCGCTACGGCTCTACTATGACAATTATCATGGCGCATTGGAATGCCGTGTGACTGGCGCTGATACGAAAGACCTGTTGAAGCGGGATGCTTCGTACCTGAAGATGCTCGGCGATATCCGCCGCTCGAGTCCAGCGTTCAAGCAGCAGCTGAGTATCGAAGGGGAGTTGCCCGATCAAACCTATTGGGCCACGCTCGCCCGCGCCGCTTTTCTTTGGCATCCCGCAAGGATTGACAACGGGACATTTTCTGTCGTCGAGGCTGCTCATCTCGGCGTTCCTGCTCTTTCAAGCGACTACCCGGCGATGAGGGAAATCGATGAGCAGTTTGCGCTGCATCTGGCCTGGATGGACCAGGACGATCCGGAGGATATGGCTCGCCAGCTCAAGCACATGGAAGCGGATTTTGAGATCGCGAGACGGCACTTGCCCAGAGCGGAAGAACTTGCAAGCCAAGCTTTCGATAAGCACGCCGGAGCGTACTGGAGCGTTATTAAGGGCTACCTGTGAAGACATATGGCATCTATCTCGCCTATCCGCCGGAGCTCGATCTGAGAGCCGAAGGTCTCGGGCGGTACCTTGCTGAATTTTTGAAGGAAGCGAAAGATTGTTCCGACGCCAAATTTGTTATCGCTTGCCCGAGCTGGATGAGGAAATCCCTTCGGCACTTTTTTGAAGCTGTCGGCATTTCACCGGCTGCTTTCGAAATAATCGGCCCGGAAGACGAGCCAACGCTTCTTAAAGCGTATCAATTCTATCGGGGCTACAAGCCGCGCACACGATGCCGGAGTCGAATTTTTCAGCTTCTCAGGTTCGTGAAGGGGCAATTCAAGCGATGCCTCGCCCGTATCGAGGTCCTATTGGTGACAACTCGCAGTGATCTGCTGCTGGTTTCGCTTGCACTGCTTGCGCTTCCATTTGCACTGATGGCTCTTCCGGCACTAGCTCTCGCGAGTTCGTCTAGTGCGGTGTGGACGGGGCTTTCCGGTCGACTGCGCCGAACTCACCTGTTCAGACGATATTCAGAAGGCATTCTCAACACGTCCATGAAGCCGGAGGCTAATTCGACCATCGCGCGGCTCTACTCTTTCATGGAAGATGCGGAAGCAAAACTTCTTCTGGAACATATCAACTGCCGAAAGGACATTTCCGCATGGTACTCGCCTACGTGCTTCTGGCCCCATTTTAACCAAATCGAAGCCCCCCGCCTCTCCTGTGTGCCGGATATCCTTCTGGCGGATTCTCCAGTTGGCTTTTCATGTGTTGGTGGGGACCGGTTCTTGCAAACCTATGGATCGATAGAGGCAACAATCGAGGGAGGCGATCATTTTGTCACCTACAGCGAGCATATCAAGTATCGAACACTGGTCGAACGCTATCGGGTAAGTCCGGAGTCGATCGAGGTGGTGTCGCATGGGGCCAATCGGTTGGATGGCCTGATTACGGTCTCGGGATTCCCTGATAACGAAGCGTCGACAAGAGCATTTTGCGTCAGTCTTTTTCAGGGCGCTTTGTGCAAGGCAATGGGTGAGCAGCCAGCGTCACATTTCGATAGTGGCGACGTCAAGTTCATTTTCTATGCAAGTCAGTTTCGCCCGAACAAGAACGTCATTACGCTGCTGCGCGCGTATGAATATCTACTCAAGCGTCGCTATTTTGGTCACAAGCTCGTTCTGACTGGCAATCCCAATTCGGCTCCCGAGATCGCTCAATTCATCCATGATCACAATCTTCAAAATGACGTCCTGTGCCTTCATCGTTTGTCCGCCCAGGAATTGGCAGCGTGCTATCGGCTGGCGGATCTCGCGGCAAATCCAAGTCTTAGCGAGGGGGGCTGTCCGTTTACGCTGACGGAAGCACTCTCCGTGGGAACGCCTGTCGTGATGGCGCGAATAGCCGTTACCAGGGAGGTCGTGACAGATGCGGAATTGCAGGGCCTCATGCTGTTTGATCCCTACGATTGGGAAGACATGGCAGCGCGAATGGAATGGGCGCTGCAGAATAGGGACGAACTGCTCGGGCGCCAACTCAAGCTATACGATCGGCTCGCCGAACGCTCTTGGCGGACTGTCGTTCATGAGTATATCGCGATACTGAACCGCATCTCCAGTCGGTCGACCTGAATGGAAGGCGTATGAGCAAGCTTAAGGGTCTGCGAGTTTATGGTTTTGGTGGACACGCGCGCAGCATTGCTGATGTTGCGAGTGCCCTTGGAATTCAGCAGATCGTCTTCGCTGACGCGAATGCGGGCGACGATGAAATGTTTCTGGGCTTTGCGGTCGTCAAGACATTCGATGATAGCCTGCCGCACGGCTGGGAGTGTTTCGCCGCGGCTGGGGACAATCGCAAACGATCAGCGCAGTTGGAGCATATTCACGCTCAGGGATGGCCGCTCGCCACCATTATCTCCCCGACCGCTACGGTGGGCGTCGGCGCGACCATTGGAGCCGGGACTTTCCTTGGCCATCATAGTCACGTCGGGCCAAGGGCCACGATTGGGCAATCGTGCATTCTGAATACCGGTTGCATTGTTGAACATGACTGCGTGGTCGGCGACTTCAGCCATGTTTCAGTCAATGCGACCCTTGCGGGGCGAAGCCGGTTAGGCAGCTTTGTTTTTCTGGGCGCAGGAGCCACCATTATCGGCAGGTGTTCGGTTCCAGATGGAACAGTTTGCGGTGCGGGGGCGGTAGTCACGCGATCGCTTGCCGTAAGCGGAACCTACGTCGGCGTGCCCGCCCGGCTTGCAAAGCCTTCATATCAATAGCTGGAAGCTGCCGGAGCGAGAAGTCAGTGATGATGGTTGAATGCACGTCAGCAATTCAAAAGCACTTCCGAACGCGCTTCTATAGTTCTCGCCTCGCCGCAGACAGATCGACAGATCGCCTAGCTGAGCTTTTTTGTCGGATCGATCATCGTGGGGATCGTCTCAGGATATCACTGCGTCGCCGCCATCGTCGGGGCGCGCAATGACCCGTCAGCAGATCAGCCGCTGTGACGCATACCCTTGCCGCCCAACCAATCTTGATAGGTGCCCTCACTAGTCTTTTCGGGGATAATCCGATGCGAGTGATGTCCAACAATGGCGGATGTGTGGGAGTGCGGTCCTGAGCTATGGCGGAATCTGGGTGATGACGGTGTGAGGAAGGCGGCGTATCGAGGCGGGTGACGAGCCTGCCAGAACCTCTCGAGGAGAGCGATACGCCATGACCGAGACTACCAATGTTCTTGCTTTCCGTCAGCCGTCCGCGGTTGATGATCCACTGACCGATATCGTTCGCGCCGGCGCGCGGGACCTGCTTGCCAGGGCGATCGAGATCGAGGTTGGCGCGTTTCTGGCCAGCACGGCCAATCTGACGCTGCCCGACGGTCGAGCGCGCCTGGTCCGACATGGGCACGGTCCGGTGCGCGAGATTGCGACCGGCATCGGTCCGGTGGAGGTCGCTCGTCCCAAGGTCCGCGACCGCGGAGCGAGCGGGCCAGGCGACCGCCTCCGCTTCAGTTCGGCAATCCTGCCGCTATGGGCGCGGCGGACGAAGAGCCTGGATGCCTTGATCCCGGTCCTCTATTTGCGCGGCATCTCGACCGGCGACTTCCAGGAGGCGCTCTCGGCGCTGCTCGGCAAGGATGCGCCGAACCTGTCGCCTTCGGTGATCGCCGGCCTGAAGGCCGATTGGCAGGTCGAGTACGAACGCGAGCTATGGCTGATTTTGGGTGACGCGGCCTGATCAGGCGGCGTGGCTTTCAGTGTTCGGAATGACTTCGATTCCGTCGATGAACTTTACACCGGCGATGACTTTCGGCAACTGGTTCGTGCTCTTCAATCGCCGCCAGGTCTTCGATGCGGCGTCGATGAGCTTGAACACCATCAGCTTCGCAGTTTGTTGCGACAGCGATCCCTTGGTCCGCACCGTTCGGTGGCGCACCGTGGCGAAGACGCTCTCGATCGGGTTCGAGCTGCGTAGGTGGATCCAGTGCTCAGCAGGGAAGTCGAAGAAGGCGAGCAGCGCATGGCGATCCTTGATCAGGCACTCCACCGCACGTCCGTATTTGACGTGGTATTTCTCGACGAAGACGTCGATCGCGGTTTCAGCTTCGGCCCGGTGTGGGGCCAGATAGATGTTCCGCAGGTCGTTCTTCATGGGGCCCTGCACGGATTTGGCGACCTTGTCGAGTACGTTGCTCACTTTATGGCACCAGCATCGTTGGTGCCGCGTGCCGGGAAAGGCCTCGTCCAGTGCCTTCCAGAAGCCGAGGGCGCCGTCGCCGATGGCGAGTTGCGGGGCAATCCGTAACCCGCGTTGCCGCAGGTCGATCGATAGCGGTACGACGACCCCACCTCGTTTAGGTGGACGGGATGAGCGAGACTCGCGCGTGGATTTGACAACGCGAGGGACGCTCGTTCCATGCATCAAGACAGACATCAAGACGGGCATGATGCCGCCTCCTATCAGCGGATCGAGGTGATCACAGGGGAGAGGCGACGGCGCAGTTGGAGCGATGCGGAGAAGGCGCGGATCGTGGCCGAGAGTGCCGATCCGGAGACGAGCATTTCCGAGGTGGCTCGACGCAACGGGGTGAACCGGGGACTGCTCAGTGTGTGGCGGCGCCAGGCGCGGCTCGCGTCGAGCGAAGCGCCGCAGTTCGTGCAAGTCAGGCTCGAGGCCGCCGTCGAGGCGCAGCCGAACGCGATCGATAAGGCGCATGTTCTGACGGATCCGGCCGAGCGGATCGAGGTGATGATCGCGGGCGCGACGGTGCGCGTGCCCGTCGGCGTCGACGCCGCGACGCTGGAGCGCGTGCTGGCGGCGGTGAGATCGACGCGATGATCTCTTTCGGTCCAATGGTCCGTGTGTTCGTCGCGACGCAGCCGATTGACTTTCGTAAAGGCGTTCATGGCCTTGTCGCGCTGGTAGCGGAGGGATTAGGCGGCAAGCCCTACAGCGGTGACGTTTATGTCTTCCGATCGAAGCGATCGGATCGTTTGAAGCTACTGGTTTTTGACGGCTCGGGAATGGTTCTAGCGACGAAGTGGCTGGAGAATGGGGGCTTTGCCTGGCCACCTGTTCGCGAGGGTACGATGCCGGTGACGGGGGCGCAACTGGCGATGCTGATTGAAGGTCTTGCGGAGTGGTCGCGTGTGGTCCCGAAGGTGACGAAGCGGCCGACGAAGGTTGCCTGAAGCGTCTTGTTTTGCTGGCGATTGCGAGTGCGTTCGTGTAGCTCTGCGATATGGCGCTTCGCCCCGAAGATCTCCCCTCTGACCCTGCGGCTCTTGCCGAGATGGTGCTGGCTTTCGAAGGCGAGAACGATGATCTGCGCGCAGAGATCGCCACGTTGAAGAGCCTGATCTTCGGCGCACGATCGGAGCGCGCGGCGATCGTCTGCGCCGAACAGATCGCGTTTGATCTGGAACGGACCGCCGGCTCACAGCTCCCGGCCAATGACGACAAACCGGACGCGCCGCGGCCGGAGCGGCGCAAAGCGAAGCGCAACATCGGCGCGCTGCCGGCGCATCTGCCTCGGGTCGAGCGGGTGATCGAGCCGGCGTCCACGCTGTGCCCGTGCTGCACGGGTCAGATGCATCGGATCGGCGAGGAGAGCAGCGAAGCGCTCGATCGGGTTCCCGCGTGGCTGCGTGTGCTCCGCACGATCCGTCCAAAATACGCCTGCCGCTCCTGTGAGGGCCCGATTGTCCAGGCCCCGGCACCGGCGCGGCTCGTCGAGGGCGGCATGGCAACGACGGCGCTGATCGCGCATATCGCCGCGGCCAAATATGCCTGGCAATCGACGCTCTATCGCCAGACGCAGATCCTGGCGGGTCAGGGTGTCGTCGTCGACCGTCAGACGCTGGCGCGCTGGATGGGGAGCGCGGCGTGGCTGGTCAGGGGCCTCTACGATCTGCAACTGAAGACTATGCACGGCTTCGAGCGGCTGTTCTGCGACGAGACGCCGATGCCAGTGCTCGATCCGGGACGCGGCCGCACGAGGATCTGCCAGTTCTGGGCGCACGCGACGGACGATCGGGCGTGGAAGGGGCCGGCGCCGCCGGCGGTCGCCTACGTGTTCGCAGGTGGTCGCGGCAAAAAGGAGATCGTGGCGCAGTTAGCCGGCTTCGAAGGCGTGCTGCAAGTCGACGGCTATGCCGCCTACGCCTCGCTGGCGGGCGATGCGATGATGTCGGGCCAGATCCAGCTGGCGTATTGTCTCGTTCACGCGCGCCGCAACTTCGTGAGGGTGCACAAGACGACGAACTCACCCTTCGCCGCGGAGGTCATCGAGCGCATTGCGGCCGTCTACGCGATCGAGGAGAGGATCCGCGGTCTCGATGCTGGGGAACGCCGCGCGACGCGACAGGCCGAGACGAAGCCGCTGATGGAGGCGTTGAGGGCCCGTCTGATCGCGGTGAAGGACGGGATCTCCCGCCGCTCGACGCTCATCAAGGCGATCGACTACATGCTCGAACGCTGGCAGGGCCTGACGACGTTCCTGGATGACGGGCGGCTCGAGCCGGACACCAACACGGTCGAACGATCGATCAGGCCAATTGCGATCGGAAAAAAGAACTCGTTGTTCAGTGGTGACGAAGGCGGGGGCGAGACCTGGGCGATACTCGCTTCGCTTCTTAACACAGCGAAATTGAATGGCCTCGACCCCGAGGCGTATCTCGTCGACGTTCTCGATCGCATGGTGAGCGGCGCCACGAAGACCAACCAGCTTCACGAACTTCTGGCCTGGAACTGGAAGGCCGCACGCGAAGCCGAAAAGCGGGCCGTGGCATGACGAAGCCGAAGCAAGGGCGGGGAACGCGAAAAGCACGCAAGACGACGATGGCGGACTATGCCATGTCGTTCGAACGGCTCGGGCAATGGATCAGCAAGCGCGCCAGGTCGCCGACGCTTCGGCATCCGCGGGCGACGTCGCTCTCCATGCTCGATGGCGCGGTGGCCGCGGTCGTCGCCGGGCCGGTCTCGATGGCGTCCGAGGAATGGGTGTGCCCGCTCCTCGGCGTAGATCCCGACGCCTTCAATCACGACACCGAGGAGTTCTCGGCAATCGCCGCCACGCTGATGCGCCACAACGCTATCAGCGAGACGCTGTCGACGAGACCGGAGAGCTTCGAGCCGCTGTTCGTGCGATCACCGGACGGCGAAGTCGACCCGCAGCCCTGGTGCATGGGCTTCTACGCCGTCATGAAGCTTCGGCTTCTCGTCTGGTCGCGGCTTCTCCCCCCGAATGGAACCGAACACCTTATGCTGCGGCCGATCTTGGTCCATTGCATCGACGACGCCGGTCGACCCTTGCTACCCCCGGCCCGGCGCACGCTGGGAACGCAGCCCATCATCCAAAACGCCTGGCGCAACATTCCAGCAACCGTCGAGGCCCTCCGGCAGTTCTGGATGCCTATACGCTTCAAGCGCGGTGCGTAGGCCGTCCGCACCAAGTCCGTGGCTCCGTGGGCCTCTCGTACCGTTTACGGTCGATCAGGAGTTCGCGCCAGCTCTGCGCGCTCTCGCGCACGCCGACCTGGAAGCCGATCAGCTCCTTCTTGCCTTCCGGCGTGGTGCCAATCAGCACCAGCATGCATTCGCTGTGATCTTCCATGCGGGCCTGCAGGTACACGCCATCGGCCCAGATGTAGACATAGCGACGCGCCGACAGATCGCGTCTCTGCCAGCGTTCGTACTCGACCTGCCAATCGGCCTTCAGGCCGGCGATCACCGAAGGCGACAGGTTCGGCGCATCCTTGCCGAGCAGCGCCGAGAGCGCCTCCTGGAAGTCGCCGGTCGAGATGCCGCGCAAATAGAGGACCGGGATCAAGGCATCCAGGCTCTTCGTCCGCCGCGCCCATAGCGGCAGGATTGCCGAACTGAAGCGGAGGCGGTCGCCTGGCCCGCTCGCTCCGCGGTCGCGGACCTTGGGACGAGCGACCTCCACCGGACCGATGCCGGTCGCAATCTCGCGCACCGGACCGTGCCCATGTCGGACCAGGCGCGCTCGACCGTCGGGCAGCGTCAGATTGGCCGTGCTGGCCAGAAACGCGCCAACCTCGATCTCGATCGCCCTGGCAAGCAGGTCCCGCGCGCCGGCGCGAACGATATCGGTCAGTGGATCATCAACCGCGGACGGCTGACGGAAAGCAAGAACATTGGTAGTCTCGGTCATGGCGTATCGCTCTCCTCGAGAGGTTCTGGCAGGCTCGTCACCCGCCTCGATACGCCGCCTTCCTCACACCGTCATCACCCAGATTCCGCCATAGCTCTACGAACGCTGGCAGAGACGCGATCTGTCGGCGCGTCGCTATGTCTACATCTGGGCCGATGGCGTGTACCTGCCTCGGCTCGCGCGAATCGGAGCTCGCCGGGGCCCCGTTAATTCAACAGAGCGTACGAGCTGCCGCGCCATGCTGACTTGCCTCCGTTCACCTGGGCGCGACGGAGGATTCGACGAATGCGGGCAATTGCGATTGGTGCCAACGAGCACGGTGGATTGGGGTCTCTGGTCGATGAGATGCACAAGCTGCGCGCCCGGGTGTTCGCCGGCCGACTCGGTTGGCAGGTAAAGATCGAGTACGGCCGCGAGCGCGACGAATACGACGCGCTCGACCCGACCTACATCCTGGCCC
It includes:
- a CDS encoding glycosyltransferase, with the translated sequence MWLLNHTTARQFEVPMLKRIGVQEIFLPKKLPADPGFRSASVDWSEDEHLTIPKEDLATLNEADWYHDPGTEAWQLANKHFDVAFFILLKTDLLKSMSRHFEGAKIWRAYGSNNSYGDIIDWFARRDGPIWSSVVSKNLWFGQAYAHLAAKEPRFIARKAIFFPAGLADAFVRDEWNGHDKRLLFICPHLAFDGYYRHVYRCFKETFDGLPYVVGGAQAISVEDPHVLGYLPSELHRRNMRELRVMYYHSTERNHIHYHPFEAVQSGMPLVFLAGGLLDALGGINLPGRSKTPKEARRKIERILSGDRRLIDDIRRSQQRLLEPMKTESCEADWRRGLERVLDKLKESVFPRPLTNKPKRIAVILPTTYRRGRFRSAKLLARAISKGARACGDDVEVVFGYLDDAACYPNEALADLPASIKRRPYKWRILSHAEAARACKFAGIEGALANQTYLVPDDGINQFTDCDLWIVISDRLSFPLLPARPYLLMVYDYLQRYQGLLDNVTNRKFLARAHAAEAVMVTTAFTADDARQFAGVPVKKIKRVPMLAPDFQAIGNPARLTRNTARFFIWTTNLAPHKNHENAFKALRLYYDNYHGALECRVTGADTKDLLKRDASYLKMLGDIRRSSPAFKQQLSIEGELPDQTYWATLARAAFLWHPARIDNGTFSVVEAAHLGVPALSSDYPAMREIDEQFALHLAWMDQDDPEDMARQLKHMEADFEIARRHLPRAEELASQAFDKHAGAYWSVIKGYL
- a CDS encoding glycosyltransferase is translated as MKTYGIYLAYPPELDLRAEGLGRYLAEFLKEAKDCSDAKFVIACPSWMRKSLRHFFEAVGISPAAFEIIGPEDEPTLLKAYQFYRGYKPRTRCRSRIFQLLRFVKGQFKRCLARIEVLLVTTRSDLLLVSLALLALPFALMALPALALASSSSAVWTGLSGRLRRTHLFRRYSEGILNTSMKPEANSTIARLYSFMEDAEAKLLLEHINCRKDISAWYSPTCFWPHFNQIEAPRLSCVPDILLADSPVGFSCVGGDRFLQTYGSIEATIEGGDHFVTYSEHIKYRTLVERYRVSPESIEVVSHGANRLDGLITVSGFPDNEASTRAFCVSLFQGALCKAMGEQPASHFDSGDVKFIFYASQFRPNKNVITLLRAYEYLLKRRYFGHKLVLTGNPNSAPEIAQFIHDHNLQNDVLCLHRLSAQELAACYRLADLAANPSLSEGGCPFTLTEALSVGTPVVMARIAVTREVVTDAELQGLMLFDPYDWEDMAARMEWALQNRDELLGRQLKLYDRLAERSWRTVVHEYIAILNRISSRST
- a CDS encoding acetyltransferase — encoded protein: MSKLKGLRVYGFGGHARSIADVASALGIQQIVFADANAGDDEMFLGFAVVKTFDDSLPHGWECFAAAGDNRKRSAQLEHIHAQGWPLATIISPTATVGVGATIGAGTFLGHHSHVGPRATIGQSCILNTGCIVEHDCVVGDFSHVSVNATLAGRSRLGSFVFLGAGATIIGRCSVPDGTVCGAGAVVTRSLAVSGTYVGVPARLAKPSYQ
- the tnpA gene encoding IS66-like element accessory protein TnpA — its product is MHQDRHQDGHDAASYQRIEVITGERRRRSWSDAEKARIVAESADPETSISEVARRNGVNRGLLSVWRRQARLASSEAPQFVQVRLEAAVEAQPNAIDKAHVLTDPAERIEVMIAGATVRVPVGVDAATLERVLAAVRSTR
- the tnpB gene encoding IS66 family insertion sequence element accessory protein TnpB (TnpB, as the term is used for proteins encoded by IS66 family insertion elements, is considered an accessory protein, since TnpC, encoded by a neighboring gene, is a DDE family transposase.); this encodes MISFGPMVRVFVATQPIDFRKGVHGLVALVAEGLGGKPYSGDVYVFRSKRSDRLKLLVFDGSGMVLATKWLENGGFAWPPVREGTMPVTGAQLAMLIEGLAEWSRVVPKVTKRPTKVA
- the tnpC gene encoding IS66 family transposase — its product is MALRPEDLPSDPAALAEMVLAFEGENDDLRAEIATLKSLIFGARSERAAIVCAEQIAFDLERTAGSQLPANDDKPDAPRPERRKAKRNIGALPAHLPRVERVIEPASTLCPCCTGQMHRIGEESSEALDRVPAWLRVLRTIRPKYACRSCEGPIVQAPAPARLVEGGMATTALIAHIAAAKYAWQSTLYRQTQILAGQGVVVDRQTLARWMGSAAWLVRGLYDLQLKTMHGFERLFCDETPMPVLDPGRGRTRICQFWAHATDDRAWKGPAPPAVAYVFAGGRGKKEIVAQLAGFEGVLQVDGYAAYASLAGDAMMSGQIQLAYCLVHARRNFVRVHKTTNSPFAAEVIERIAAVYAIEERIRGLDAGERRATRQAETKPLMEALRARLIAVKDGISRRSTLIKAIDYMLERWQGLTTFLDDGRLEPDTNTVERSIRPIAIGKKNSLFSGDEGGGETWAILASLLNTAKLNGLDPEAYLVDVLDRMVSGATKTNQLHELLAWNWKAAREAEKRAVA
- a CDS encoding UPF0149 family protein, with product MTKPKQGRGTRKARKTTMADYAMSFERLGQWISKRARSPTLRHPRATSLSMLDGAVAAVVAGPVSMASEEWVCPLLGVDPDAFNHDTEEFSAIAATLMRHNAISETLSTRPESFEPLFVRSPDGEVDPQPWCMGFYAVMKLRLLVWSRLLPPNGTEHLMLRPILVHCIDDAGRPLLPPARRTLGTQPIIQNAWRNIPATVEALRQFWMPIRFKRGA